The following are from one region of the Methanobrevibacter sp. TMH8 genome:
- a CDS encoding heavy metal-binding domain-containing protein, which translates to MLLSSTNTLENKKITKYHGLVTGESLIGSNVYKDLFSGVRDVVGGRTSAYEKELDKAREIALNIMEEKANDLKSNAIIGLKMSYNNLGGTMGNTILVTAYGTAISYED; encoded by the coding sequence ATGTTATTATCTTCAACAAATACTCTTGAAAATAAAAAAATAACAAAATACCATGGATTAGTTACAGGAGAATCTTTAATAGGTTCTAATGTATATAAAGATTTATTTTCAGGAGTTCGAGATGTTGTAGGTGGAAGAACTTCTGCTTATGAAAAAGAATTAGATAAAGCAAGAGAAATAGCATTAAATATTATGGAAGAAAAAGCTAATGACCTCAAATCAAATGCTATTATTGGTTTGAAAATGTCTTATAATAACCTTGGTGGAACCATGGGAAATACTATCCTTGTAACTGCCTATGGAACAGCTATTTCTTATGAAGACTGA
- a CDS encoding DUF2116 family Zn-ribbon domain-containing protein, with protein sequence MTDMHKHCPVCNTPIPLNETTCSEKCQGVLTKRQASMRKNRMILFVLMIVFIIIFMYMMFFRN encoded by the coding sequence ATGACTGATATGCACAAACATTGCCCCGTATGTAACACTCCCATCCCATTAAACGAAACTACTTGCTCTGAAAAATGTCAAGGAGTTTTAACAAAGAGACAAGCGAGTATGAGAAAAAATAGGATGATTTTATTCGTATTAATGATTGTTTTTATAATCATCTTCATGTATATGATGTTTTTCAGAAATTAG